The following proteins are co-located in the Pogoniulus pusillus isolate bPogPus1 unplaced genomic scaffold, bPogPus1.pri scaffold_226_arrow_ctg1, whole genome shotgun sequence genome:
- the LOC135174024 gene encoding E3 SUMO-protein ligase ZBED1-like, whose translation MEAEPKALLEEAEVRLKEEALEELPLPPASAQEDLSVLLPGYPSMSPAKRKREKLLAASGGQELGASCQDRRKSKVWNFYCKLGDAFVECTICRKQLSFHNSTTTMREHLVRKHHIKDAFFSSSSSSSSSFSSSHLREDQTPDWDLGPQESLKRSRQLPPENSFCRPLGSRGEVVVELLAEMIFKDLQPLSVVKDKGFGLLLGFLEPGLQLPSAEKLREVLWGRYQVARKELQRFLRGAGDSVVLSLERWRCRRQSYVGTALNLIDGDWRRARCLLETRGVGEQEAWGTGQQLQAVLQEFGLSAQAVFCVVDGGAGDGRGRAEEKEKEKEKEKEKEKEKEKEKEEAAASGWRRLPCAAGVLQRCVQAGLQVEGVREALSAARGIARYFQQDARAKSSLSAKLEAIGKGQVRLAPDAGWRWASTAEMCERLLELKWAILAVLEEEEEEQQRPGEVQGLADHQWRLLQELVPVLRTLRLASAFLQEQENFSISSLLPCAHGLVATIAAQAQGAGAGVRAAVERMQEEMMERWGLGGEEVLENPAVVASFLDPRFKELRFLSPGQRSQLHQKVKEMLLELCQPQADASQHWAPLLEGKAEGGREPAGASGESSSSVYDLLLGKDPTENMPEVQQQLENYLVEPLCQRGADPLQWWRSHQRRFPAVARLSRRFLATPGTAAPPPSAFGTADDLLERRRAALEEENLHQVLFLHHNFDLLERLRSSSKGGTCAELAPAWLSWLQCGRAGSREGSSTAELAPGKASA comes from the exons ATGGAGGCGGAGCCAAAGGCActactggaggaggctgaggtgaggcTGAAGGAGGAGGCCTtggaggagcttcctctgcctcctgcctctgcccaag AGGACCTGTCCGTGCTGCTCCCTGGCTACCCCTCCATGTCTCCAGccaagaggaagagggagaagctgctggcGGCCAGCGGGGGGCAGGAGCTCGGCGCCTCCTGCCAGGATCGCCGCAAGTCCAAGGTGTGGAACTTCTACTGCAAGCTGGGGGACGCCTTCGTGGAGTGCACCAtctgcaggaagcagctctCCTTCCACAACAGCACCACCACCATGAGGGAGCACCTGGTCAGGAAGCACCACATCAAGGatgccttcttctcctcctcttcctcctcctcttcgtctttctcctcttctcacCTCAGAGAAGACCAAACCCCCGACTGGGACCTCGGCCCCCAGGAGAGCCTCAAGCGGAGCCGGCAGCTGCCGCCGGAGAACAGCTTCTGCCGCCCCCTGGGGAGcaggggggaggtggtggtggagctgctggcgGAGATGATCTTCAAGGACCTGCAGCCCCTGTCGGTGGTGAAGGACAAAGGCTTTGGGCTCCTGCTGGGCTTCCTGGAGCCTGGGTTGCAGCTGCCGAGCGCGGAGAAGCTGCGGGAGGTCCTGTGGGGTCGCtaccaggtggccaggaaggagctgcagaggttcCTGCGGGGGGCCGGGGACTCGgtggtgctcagcctggagcggTGGCGCTGCCGGCGCCAGAGCTACGTCGGCACCGCTCTCAACCTCATCGACGGCGACTGGCGGCGGGCGAGGTGCCTGCTGGAGACGCGGGGGGTGGGCGAGCAGGAGGCGTGGGGCacggggcagcagctccaggctgtcctGCAGGAGTTCGGGCTGTCGGCCCAGGCTGTCTTCTGCGTGGTGGACGGCGGCGCGGGGGACGGGCGAggaagggcagaggagaaggagaaggagaaggagaaggagaaggagaaggagaaggagaaggagaaggagaaggaggaggctgCCGCCAGCGGCTGGAGGAGGTTGCCCTGCGCCGCCGGCGTCCTGCAGCGCTGCGTCCAGGCTGGGTTGCAGGTGGAGGGGGTGAGGGAGGCTCTGAGCGCCGCCAGGGGCATCGCCAGGTACTTCCAGCAGGACGCCAGAGCCAAGTCCTCGCTGAGCGCCAAGCTGGAGGCCATCGGCAAGGGCCAGGTGAGGCTGGCGCCGGACGCAGGCTGGCGCTGGGCGAGCACCGCGGAGATGTGCGAGAGGTTGCTGGAGCTCAAGTGGGCGATCCTGGCcgtgctggaggaggaggaggaggagcagcagcggccgggggaggtgcagggcttGGCCGACCATCagtggaggctgctgcaggagctggtgccGGTGCTGAGGACCCTCCGGCTggcctcagccttcctgcaggagcaggagaacttctccatctcctccctgctgccctgcgccCACGGCTTGGTGGCCACCATCGCCGCCCAGGCTCAGGGCGCCGGCGCCGGCGTGCGGGCGGCGGTGGAGAGGATGCAGGAGGAGATGATGGAGCGCTGGGGGTTGGGCGGGGAGGAGGTCCTGGAGAACCCCGCGGTGGTCGCTTCCTTCTTGGACCCACGCTTCAAGGAGCTGAGGTTCCTCAGCCCCGGGCAGCGCAGTCAGCTCCACCAGAAggtgaaggagatgctgctggagctctgccagcctcaggcCGACGCCAGCCAGCATTGGGCACCCCTCCTGGAGGGCAAGGCTGAGGGTGGCAGGGAGCCCGCTGGGGCCTCGGGGGAGAGCTCCTCCAGCGTCTACgacctgctgctgggcaaggaCCCGACGGAGAACATGCCcgaggtgcagcagcagctggagaactACCTGGTGGAGCCGCTCTGCCAGCGAGGCGCCGACCCCCTGCAGTGGTGGAGGAGCCACCAGCGCCGCTTCCCGGCCGTGGCGAGGCTCAGCCGCCGCTTCCTGGCCACCCCCGGCACTGCCGCGCCCCCGCCCAGCGCCTTCGGCACCGCCGACGACCTCCTGGAGCGCAGGAGAGCGGcgctggaggaggagaacctccacCAGGTCCTCTTCCTCCACCACAACTTCGATctcctggagaggctgaggagcagcagcaagggaggaacttgtgctgagctggctcCAGCGTGGCTGAGTTGGCTCCAGTGTGGCCGAGCTGGCTCTAGGGAGGGCTCCAGCACGGCCGAGCTGGCTCCAGGGAAGGCTTCAGCGTGA